Part of the Aquicella lusitana genome is shown below.
GCAGGTTCCAAACCAGAAGCCCAGTTTACAAGGCTCAAGTTTACCCGACTTGTATGCGCGCTCGGATTTGAGGTTATCTATCTTTGTCAAAGAGATAGTCATTCAATCGCATGAGGCATTGCTTAATCCATCCCTGGCTCCCTATGTCTCAGAGCAGGATGATATCCATGCGGGCAAGCGATGCGCCAAAAATTTCATAGAAAAATTACGCAGCCCTGGCCTTGATCGTAGCGATAAAGAGCAAAGCTGCTTGTTGGGATTGCTAACGAAACTTTTTCAGCTGACCACGAAGCAACAGTTGGATTTTTTTGCAGAGTTAAAAAAATCAACTGTTAATCCAGAAGATTGCAAAAAAATGACAGAGATTTTCGACCTGAATGAGCAGAAAATGGCTGATCTCAATATTAAACTAAGTACCCTCAAAAAATTTATGGACCTCGTCAAAACAGTAGCAGACGGGCAGTCAGTGACGCTCGATTCTCTGACATCGCAGCCTGTTCCTGCTCAAAGACCGTTACCCATGGCACAAAGCTGCCGGCAGTTTCAGCCTCCTTCGAAGGGGCATCAGGCAGCTACGAGGTTGGAGGATCCTCATGCGACTGAAAATAATGCCTCCAATGAGAAGCCAGATGACACAAAACCAGAAAAGACGGGGTGGGTGAAATGCAGTGGCAAAACAGCTTAGTACTTAATAATAAAAGGGAGATCAGCTATAAAAAAATATGGATATCAGGCTCTAAAAATGATAAAAATGCGGGTCAGGAATTCTGTTGGAGGCCCTTAAAGGGGCTTCTTTTTGTTTTTATTTCAAAAAAATAACAAGTTATGGTACTATGTCCAGTATTATGAAAAATCAGAAGCAAGGGATGATTAGACAACGCACTCTTAAGAATGTCATTAAGGCCACTGGCATTACATTGCATGGTGGTGAGCGGGCCGAAATCATATTACGTCCGGCGCCTGTTAATACTGGCATTTTGTTCCGTCGTATTGACCTTGAGCCTATTGTCGAAATTCAGGCATTGGCTGAAAATGTGGGCGACACAACTTTATCAACCACTTTGATGAAGGACAAAGTCAGAATATCGACCGTTGAGCATTTATTATCAGCTTTTGCAGGGCTCGGCATCGATAATGCATTTGTAGATGTCACAGCGCCAGAAATCCCCATTATGGATGGCAGCGCAGGGCCTTTCGTTTTTCTGATCCAATCGGCAGGCATTGAGGAGCAGAACGCACCAAAGCGTTTTATCCGCATCAAGCGCAAGATTAAATTGACTGACGGTGACAAATGGGCAAGTTTTGAGCCGTTTAACGGCTTTAAAGTTACGTTTACTATCGACTTTGATCATCCGCTTTTTAAATCCAAGAACAAAACAGCGACGCTGGATTTTTCCAGTCTTTCCTATGTAAAAGAAGTCAGCCGTGCCAGAACATTTGGCTTCATGGCGGATTTT
Proteins encoded:
- the lpxC gene encoding UDP-3-O-acyl-N-acetylglucosamine deacetylase, which translates into the protein MIRQRTLKNVIKATGITLHGGERAEIILRPAPVNTGILFRRIDLEPIVEIQALAENVGDTTLSTTLMKDKVRISTVEHLLSAFAGLGIDNAFVDVTAPEIPIMDGSAGPFVFLIQSAGIEEQNAPKRFIRIKRKIKLTDGDKWASFEPFNGFKVTFTIDFDHPLFKSKNKTATLDFSSLSYVKEVSRARTFGFMADFEKLQAMNLARGASLDNAIAIDDFRVLNDDGLRYENEFVKHKILDAVGDLYLLGSSLIGAFNGYKSGHELNNKILRHLLAHQDAWEFVTFEDKSTAPISYVRPILLEA